In Leifsonia sp. PS1209, the genomic stretch ACTACGGTGCCGCCCCGGATGCGCTGCTCGCGCACGTCTCCCGCATCGCCGACATCGCCGCCCCGCACGGCGTGACCGTGCCGCAGCTGGCCGTGCAGTTCCCGCTGCGCCACCCGGCCGTCGCCACGGTCGTGCTCGGCGCGGACTCGGCAGCGCAGATCACCCGGAACGCCGGATTGGCCGCTGTTCCCGTGCCGGACGCGCTCTGGGCGGAGCTTTCCGAGGCGGGACTTCTGCCGTGAGAATCCTGCATCCTCTATCCTCTCTTTCCCTCCGACGAAGCCATACGATGTCTGCATGAGCACCGAATCAGCACCAGGCGCGCACTTCCTCCCCGCGAGGAGGGCGCTCGCCGACGACGTGTACGACGCCGTCCTCGGCCTGCTCATGGACCAGATCATCGAGCCGGGCAGCCGGGCCAGCATCGACGGCATCGCCCGCCAGCTCAACGTCTCCCCGACCCCGGTCCGCGAGGCCCTCGCACGCCTGGAATCGGAGGGCCTGGTGGTCAAGCAGGCGCTCAAGGGCTACACCGCCGCGCCGCTGCTCGACAGCGAGGGCCTGCGCCAGCTCTTCGAGATGCGGCGTCTGATGGAGCCGTACGCCACCCGCAAGGCGGTGGGCGAGCTCACCACGGAGACGCTCGCGGAGCTCGAAGAGCTCTGCGACGCCATGCACGCCAGCGGAGAGGCGGCGCAGAGCGGGGACGACCGGTTCCGCGACTACCGCGACTTCGCCGACCAGGATGCGGCATTCCACCGCATCATCGCCGAGCACTCCGGCAACGCGCTGCTCTCCGACGCCATCGCGCGGCTGCGGTCGCACATGCACCAGTACCGCGTCTACTTCAAGCACGGCGTGGTCGAGGAGACCTCCGGCGAGCACGAGGCCGTCCTCGAAGCACTGCGCGTGGGGGACGCCGAAGCCGCAGAGAAGGCGATGCTCGACCACATCACCAAGTCGTACACGCGCATCTCCGCCAGCCTGGCAGACGCCGACCAGCACAGCTGACCCGCGCCCCACATCCCCATCCAGTATCTCCGTCCAAGCGGAGTTCCTGCCGGTCGCGCCCGAAAACTCCGCTCGAACGGAGGACACGCCGGGCCTTCGCGCGCGTTCTCCGCACGAAGCCACCACGTCCAGCGATGGCAAATTCGCGCATATCCACCTATATCCAATAGGATGTTGTCTATCAGTCGACGCGAGGGTGCTCGGCGATGGATGGGAAGGGATGCGCGTGAGCATCGTCACAGGATTCGAAACACTGGACGTCCGGTTCGAGACGTCGGCCATGCTCGACGGCTCCGACGCGATGAACCCGGACCCGGACTACTCGGCCGCCTACCTGCGGGTCACCACCGACGCCCCGGACGGCCACGAGGGCCACGCGTTCGTGTTCACGATCGGTCGTGGAAACGACGTGCAGGTCGCGGCCATCGACGCCGTCGCCCACCGGGTGATCGGGCGGGACGTCGAGGCGATCCTCGACGACCTCGGCGGGTTCTGGCGCGAGTTCGTCTACGACTCGCAGCTGCGCTGGCTCGGCCCGGAGAAGGGCGTCATGCACATGGCCATCGGCGCCGTCGTGAACGCGTTCTGGGACATCAAGGCCAAGCGTGCCGGCCTCCCGCTCTGGCAGCTCCTCTCCCGCATGACGCCGGAGCAGATCGCCGACCTGGTCGACTTCCGCTACCTGAGCGACGCGCTCACCCGCGACGAAGCCATCGCGATCCTCCGGGATGCGCTCCCCGGCCGCGCAGAGCGCGAGGCCGACCTGCTCGCCGTCGGCTACCCCGCGTACACGACCACGCCCGGCTGGCTCGGCTACTCCGACGACAAGCTGCGCCGCCTGGCGCGCGAGGCCGTCGAGGAGGGCTTCGAGCAGATCAAGCTCAAGGTGGGCGACAACCTGGACGACGACATCCGGCGCCTCGGCATCGCGCGCGAGACCGTCGGCCAGGACATCCGGATCGCCATCGACGCCAACCAGCGCTGGGACCGCGACCAGGCCATCGAGTGGATCCACGCCCTCGAACCGTTCGGCCTCGCCTGGGTGGAGGAGCCGACCAGCCCCGACGACATCCTGGCCCACGCCGCCATCGCCGCGGCCATCGCCCCGGTGCCGGTCGCGACGGGGGAGCACGGGATGAGCAGGGTGCTGTTCAAGCAGCTGCTCCAGGCGCGAGCAGCCTCCATCGTGCAGATCGACTCCACCCGCGTCGCCGGCGTCAACGAGAACATCGCGATCCTGCTGCTCGCCGCCAAGTTCGGCGTGCCGGTCTGCCCGCACGCGGGCGGTGTCGGCCTCTGCGAGGCCGTGCAGCACTTCTCGATGTTCGACTTCGTGGCGGTCTCCGGCAGCCAGGACGGCCGGATGATCGAGTACACCAAGCACCTGCACGAGCACTTCGTCTCGCCGGTCGACGTCACGGGAGGCCGCTACCGCGCCCCGCTCACGCCCGGCATCGGCATGGAGATGCACGAGGCCTCCCTCGCCGCCCACACCTTCGCCGTCCCGGCCGCCGTCTAGCCCTCGGGCAGCCGGTCCGGCGCAGCCGCTAGCGCCGCGGGCGCAGGGAGTACATGCCGCCGTCGACCGCCAGGATGACGCCGTTCGTCGACGCCGAGGTCGGCGACGCGAGGTACGCGACCGCCTCCGCGACCTCCTGCGGCTGCACGAGGCGGCCGTTCGGCTGGCGGGCGGCGAGGGCTGCGCGCTCCGCATCCGGATCGGTGGCTGCGTCGAGCAGGCGGCCCACCCATGGGGTGTCGGCCGTGCCGGGGGCGACCGCGTTGACGCGGATGCCGAGCGGCAGGCAGTCGGCGGCGATGGCGAGCGTCATCGCCGAGACCGCGCCTTTCGACGCCGAGTACAGCACGCGCTGGGGGAGCCCGGCCCACGCCGCGATCGAGCTGGTCAGCACCACGGCGGCGGACGGTGACTGCTGCAGGTGCGGCAGCGCGTGGCGGATCGTGCGGGCCGAGCCGATCACGTTCACGTTGAGCACGCGCATCCACTCGTCGTCGTCGTTGGCGAGCACGTCGCCCTGCGCTCCGATGCCCGCGTTGGCGACCACCACGTCCAATCGCCCTGCGTCGGCCACCACGGCGGCTATCGCGTCGCGCACGCTGGCGTCGTCGCCGATGTCGCACCGGATGCCCGTGTGCGGCGCCGAGACGGCCGCGGCGTCGAGGTCGAGGCAGAACACCCGTGCCCCCCGGGATGCGAGCTCGTCGGCGATCGCCCTGCCGAGCCCGGATGCGCCTCCCGTGACCGCGGCCACGAGTCCTGCGAAGTTCTGCGACATCGTCGTCTCTCCCTGCGTCAGTCGGCCGCGCGCACGGTCGTGCGCTGCTGTCCGAGTCCGTCGATGCCCAGCTCGACCACGTCGCCGGGCGCGAGGTACGGGAACCGGCCGGACAGTCCGACGCCTTCCGGGGTCCCCGTGTTGATCAGGTCGCCCGGTTCCAGCACCGTGAACTGGCTGAGCCGGTAGACGATCTCGGCCACGCTGAAGATCAGGTCGCTCGTGGTCGACTTCTGGCGCTGCTCGCCGTTGACCGTCGACCAGATGCCGAGTCCCGAGCCGTCGCCGATGGATGCGGTCGGCACCAGCCACGGACCGAGCGGGTTGAACGTCGCGAAGCTCTTGCCCTTGCTCCACTGCCCGAGCGAGCGCTGCAGCTGGTACTCGCGCTCGGACACGTCGTTGGCGACAGTGAAACCCGCCACGTAGTCGAGCGCCTCGGCCGGCGACGAGAGGTAGCTGGCGCGCTTCCCGATCACCGCGGCGAGCTCCACCTCCCAGTCGGTGGTGGTCGATCCCGGTGGCATGATGACGGCGTCGTCCGGCCCGACGACCGTGTTGGGGTGCTTGTAGAACACGACGATGTCGCTGGGCGGCTCGGAGCCGGATTCGCGCGCGTGGGCCGCGTAGTTCATCCCGATGCAGATGACGGCCGTCGGCCGGGCGATCGGCGCGCCGACGCGCATCCCGGCGGGGTCGACCGTCGGCAGCTCGCCCGCGCCGGCCGCTTCCGCCGCACGCGCGAGGCCGTCTGCGTCGAGGAAAGCGCCGTCGATGTCGGCCGTGAGCCGGCGCAGATCCCAGGTGGTGGTCCCGTCGCTCACGACGGGGATCTCCGCTCCTGGCTGGCCGAGTCTCTGGAATCGCATCGTCGGGGTCGGCAGAGTGGGCATCGAGGGTCCTTTCGCTCGTCCATGAACCCTATTACTATTTCCTATAGTATTCCAACACTGCAGGAGAACACGGAGAACACTATGCGCGTCGCCCTCCACTCCGTCGTCCGCGACGGCCACGAATCCGGCTACGAGGAGGCGCACGCCACGATCCCGGACGACCTGGTCGCGTCGTTCGCGCGGGTCGGAATCCGCGACTGGACCATCTGGCGCAGTGGCAGGGACCTCTTCCACCTGGTCGACTGCGACGACTTCGCCGCCGCGATGGATGCGCTCGACAACGACGAGGCGAACGCCCGCTGGCAGGCGTTCATCGGCCCGTACGTCGACCACTTCGTGAGCACCGGCGATGGCCCGGCCGGGATGATCGTCGGCGAGGTCTGGAGCCTGGCGGCGCAACGGGAGGCGTCCGGCGCGCCCACCCCCTGAGAAACCTGAAGTCACGTTGTGCCCCAACCGTGGGGTTACGTTCACAACTTGACTACAACACTCCTCTCCTGCACCCTTATCGCATGACCGCCACTTCGGGCTCTCTCGTACGTGGCGCACGCAACCCCGGGTCGCAAGGCGCACTGAGGCACTTGAACCAGGAGCGACTCTTCGAGTTCCTCCTCGCCAACGGCCCTTCGACCCAGGCGGAGCTTGCGCGCGGAACGGGACTGTCGACCGCCACCGTCTCGAACATCGTCAGGGACATGGCGGCCAAAGGTGTGGTCGCCACCTCCCCGGTGAACAGCGGCGGCCGTCGAGCCCTGCTGGTGCAGCTGACCGACACCGGCGACATCGCCGTCGGCGTCGACTTCGGTCGCAGGCACGTCAGGATCGTGCTCACGACGCTCGGCTACGAGGTGCTGGCCGAGGAGGCCATCGCCCTCCCGCTCGGCTACGACGTGGACGAGAGCCTGCAGGCCGCCTCCGACCTCATCGACAGGATGCTCGCCGCCAACGGCTGGGAGCGCGAGTCGGTCCTGTCCGTCGGGGTCGGCATCCCCGGCCCGATCGACCGCAGGACGGGCACCGTGCTGCAGGGCGCGATCCTGCCGGAGTGGGTCGGCGTCAACCTGCGCGACCTCGAGAACGCCTTCCGCTTCCCCGTCGTCGTGGACAACGACGCCAATCTCGGAGCGCTCGCCGAGGTGACCTGGGGCGCCAACCGCGGCGTGCGGAACCTCATCTTCGTGAAGATCGGCTCCGGCATCGGCGCAGGGCTGATCCTCAACGGCCAGCCGTATTACGGCTACCTCGGGATCACCGGCGAGCTCGGGCACACGCCGGTCACCGAGCACGGCGTGATCTGCCGCTGCGGCAACCGCGGCTGCCTCGAAACGGTCGCGTCCACCACGGTGATGCTCGAATCCCTCGGCCGCGGGTCCGAGACGCCGGTGACCACCGAGGACATCCTCCGCAAGGGCCTCCAGCGCGATCCGGCCACCCTGCGCGTCGTCGGCGACGCCGGCTCGGCGATCGGCCAGGCCATCGCCAACATCGCCAACGTCATCAACCCGGAGCTGGTGCTGATCGGCGGCCCGCTCGCCGGGCTCGGGGATGCGCTGCTCGACCCCATCCGGCACGGGATCCTGCAGAACGCCATCCCTGTGATCGGCGAGACCACCACCGTCCGGATGTCGTCCCTCGGCGACAGGGCGGAGTCGCTCGGGGCTGCCGCGCTGGTGATCCAGGCCTCGCTCGCCGGGCGAGACTGACGCGCGACCGACGCAGACCGCGCCGCAAACATCCAGACCGTTATTTACTTGTTGTGTTCACTGTTTGACGCCAAGCCCGAACTTAGCGTTTACTACTTAGGCAGATGGTTCGCAGTTAGCAACAACCCGAAGGAGCGACGATGCCGTCGAACGCAGTCATCCTGGAGATGCGCGCGATCACCAAGGAGTTCCCTGGTGTGAAGGCACTCGAGGATGTCTCCCTCACCGTCAAGGCCGATGAGATCCACGCGATCTGCGGCGAGAACGGTGCAGGAAAGTCCACGCTGATGAAGGTCCTCTCCGGCGTGTACCCGTATGGGACGTACACCGGGGACATCGTCTACAACGGCCAGGAGATGCGCTTCAAGGACATCCGGTCCAGCGAGCACGAGGGCATCGTCATCATCCACCAGGAGCTGGCGCTCATCCCGGAGCTGTCGATCACCGAGAACATCTTCCTCGGCAACGAGCCCGGTCGCGGCGGCGTCATCAACTGGCAGGAAGCCAAGACCCGCGCCACCGAGCTGCTCGCGCGCGTCGGCCTCAGCGACGACCCTGACACCCCGATCAAGAACATCGGCGTCGGCAAGCAGCAGCTGGTCGAAATCGCCAAGGCTCTGAACAAGTCGGTCAAGCTCCTCATCCTCGACGAGCCGACCGCTGCGCTCAACGAGGCGGAGTCCGCCCACCTGCTCGACCTCATCCTGGGGCTGAAGAGCAAGGGCATCAGCTCGATCATGATCAGCCACAAGCTCAACGAGATCGAGCGCGTCGCCGACGAGATCACGATCATCCGCGACGGCCGCACCATCGAGACCCTCAGCGTGAAGGCGGACGGCGTCGACGAAGACCGCATCATCCGCGGGATGGTCGGCCGCACGCTCGAGAGCCGCTTCCCCGAGCACACGCCCAACATCGGCGAGAAGTTCTTCGAGGTGAAGAACTGGGTCGTGCAGCACCCGCAGGTCGCGGAGCGCCTGGTGGTCAAGGACTCGTCGTTCTTCGTCCGCCGCGGCGAGATCGTCGGCTTCGCCGGGCTGATGGGTGCGGGACGCACCGAGCTCGCGATGAGCATCTTCGGCCGCTCGTACGGCAACTTCATCTCCGGTGAGCTCTACAAGGACGGTCAGCAGATCCAGGTCCGCAACGTCAGCGACGCCATCGACAACGGGATGGCGTACGTGAGCGAGGACCGCAAGGTGCTCGGCCTCAACCTCCTCGACGACATCAAGGAGTCGATCGTCTCCGCCAAGCTCAAGAAGATCTCGCGCTTCAACGTGGTCAACGACCAGCAGGAGTTCGCGATCGCGGAGGAGTACCGCAAGAGCCTGCGCATCAAGACCCCGGATGTCGAACGCGGCGTGAGCACGCTGTCCGGCGGCAACCAGCAGAAGGTCGTCCTGGCCAAGTGGATGTTCACCGACCCCGACCTGCTCATCCTCGACGAGCCCACCCGCGGCATCGACGTCGGCGCCAAGTTCGAGATCTACGGCATCATCCAGCAGCTCGCAGCGCAGGGGAAGGGCGTCATCGTCATCTCCTCCGAACTGCCGGAGCTGCTCGGCATCTCGGACCGCATCTACACGATCTTCGAGGGCCAGATCACCAATGAGCTTCCGATCGCGGAGGCCACCCCAGAAACGCTCCTGAAAAGCATGACATCCGCCAAGAAGAGGGTTGCCCGATAATGACCACACAGATTCCCGAAAAGAAGAAGTCCGGGGGTATCCGCGACCTCGGCAAGATGTTCGGAAGCGGCCAGTCGACCGGACGCCAGTTCGGCATCCTCGGCGCCCTCGTCGTCATCATCATCCTGTTCGAGATCCTGACCGGCGGCAAGACGCTCGAGCCGGTGAACCTGATCAACCTGGTCAACCAGAACGCATACGTGCTCGTGCTGGCGATCGGCATGGTCATGGTGATCATCGCCGGCCACATCGACCTGTCGGTCGGTTCCGTGGCCGCCGTGGTGGGCATCGTGGTCGCCAAGTCGATGACCGACTGGCACGTTCCGTGGCCGCTCGCGATCATCCTGGGCCTCCTGATCGGTGTCGCGATCGGCGCATGGCAGGGCTGGTGGGTCGCATACGTCGGCGTTCCCGCGTTCATCGTGACCCTGGCCGGCATGCTCATCTTCCGTGGCCTCAACCAGCTGATCGGAAACGCGAACACCATCCCGGTCCCCGACGGCTTCACCTTCATCGGCGGCGGCTTCCTGCCCGACTGGGGACCCGACTTCGGCTACAACAACTCGACGCTGCTGCTCGGCCTCATCATCGCGATCGTGATCGCCGTGATGGAGTGGCGCACCCGCCGCAACCAGACCAAGATGGGCTCCGAGAAGGCGCCGCTCTGGGTCAGCGTCTTCAAGGTGCTCGTGCTCGACGCCGTCGTCATCTACGCCGCGTTCCTCTTCGCCGGCGGCCGCATCGGCACCAGCTTCCCCGTCTCCGGCATCATCCTGGGCATCCTGGTGATCGTCTACTCGTTCGTGACCCGCAGCACGATCTTCGGCCGTCACATCTACGCGGTCGGCGGCAACTGGCACGCTGCCGAGCTGTCCGGCGTCAAGATCAAGCGGATCAACTTCTTCGTGATGATGAACATGTCGGTGCTCGCAGCACTGGCCGGCATGATCTCGGTCGCCCGCTCGATCTCGTCCGGACCGCAGGACGGCCTCGGCTGGGAGCTCGACGCCATCGCCGCTGTGTTCATCGGTGGTGCAGCGGTCTCCGGTGGTATCGGAACCGTCGCAGGCTCCATCGTCGGTGGTCTCGTCATCGCCGTCCTCAACAACGGCCTGCAGCTGCTCGGCGTCACCTCCGACAAGGTGCAGATCATCAAGGGCCTCGTGCTCCTCATCGCCGTCGGCATCGACGTCTACTCGAAGCGCCGAGGGGGTCCGTCGTTGATCGGCAGACTCACGCAGCGCCGCGAGAAGAGCGTGGACGCCGCCGGAGCCGACCAGCCGGCCGTCGTGCCGGACGCCGACTCCGCCGAAGCGAGCTCGCGCTCGCTGACCAACTGATCCATCCCCCCTAAGACTTACCCGTCTGTTCCATCCCTGCACCACCTCAACAAGAGAAAGCGAAATACACAGATGCGCAAAATCGCACTCGCGACAGTGGCTGTCGCTGCTGCCGCCGCGCTGGCCCTCTCGGGCTGCTCGAGCCGTGGCTCGTCGGGCGACTCCACCGGAGCCGCCGGCTTCGACAAGGGCGCCACGATCGGCGTCGCCCTCCCGACTAAGACGTCGGAGAACTGGGTTCTCGCCGGTGACCTGTTCACCAACGGGCTCAAGGACGCCGGCTTCAAGGGCGACGTCCAGTACGCCGGTGGCTCTGGCGTCTCCGACCAGCAGTCGCAGATCCAGTCGATGATCACCAACGGCGCCAAGGTCGTCATCATCGGCGCCGTCGACGGTGGCCAGCTCGCCGCGCAGGCCAAGGCCGCGCACGACGCCGGCGCGACCGTCATCGCGTACGACCGCCTCATCCTCAACTCGCCGAACGTCGACTACTACGTCGCGTACGACAACGAGAAGGTCGGCGAGCTCCAGGGCCAGGCCCTGCTCGACGGCATGAAGGCCAAGTACCCGGACAAGACGAAGTACAACATCGAGCTGTTCTCCGGTTCGCCGGACGACGCGAACTCGAAGGTGTTCTTCGACGGCGCCATGAAGATCCTCAAGCCGAAGATCGACGACGGGACGCTGACGGTCGTCTCCAAGCAGACCGACATCAAGCAGACCTCGACCCAGGGCTGGCTGCCGGCGAACGCGCAGACCCGCATGGACACCCTGCTCGCCGCGAACTACGGTTCGACCGAGCTCGACGGCGTCCTGTCGCCGAACGACACCCTGGCCCGCGCCATCATCACCTCGGTGCAGGGCGCAGGCAAGCCGGTCCCGATCGTCACCGGTCAGGACTCCGAGGCCGAGTCGGTCAAGTCGATCATGGCCGGCGTGCAGTACTCGACCATCAACAAGGACACCCGCGCGCTGGTCAAGCAGGCCATCGCGATGGTCTCCGACCTGCAGCAGGGCAAGAAGCCTGAGACGAACGACGACAAGTCGTACGACAACGGCGTGAAGGTCGTCCCGGCCTACCTGCTCACCCCGGTCGTCGTCACCAAGGAGAACGCGGCGAAGGCGTACGCCAACGACCCGACCCTCGAGCCGCTGACCAAGTAGTCCCCAGCAGCGAAACACACGAGGCCGGACCCCGATCGGGGTCCGGCCTTCGTGCTGTCCGCCGTGGGCGGTGCGTGCGAGGATTGGGACGAGTGGAAGGGGGCTGGACGTGCTCGCGAGAACCGCATCCCGTCGTGCTGCATCCCGGGTCGTGGCGGCGTGCGCCGGGGCCGTCGCCGTCGCCGTGCTGCTGGCAGGCTGCATGCCAGGAATGGCCGGGCGCCCCGCGTCCCTCACCTTCGCGGACGGCTCGGCCCTCAGCGAGGCCGACGCCGGCGCGATCTCCTTCTACACCGACCTCGACCGCGTCTCCGGATGGGCGGTCGAGCCCGGCGGGGACGCCGAGTACATCGAATACCGGCAGCGCGGCACCGGTTGCCTGGTCAGCCTCGACCGCTTCGACGTCGCCGATGAGGACTACGTGATCGACGGGGACGACGCCCGCTCCTCCGCCGCCCTCGTGGACGCGACCAGCGACCTGCACGAGAACCGGGCCCTGCGCGCCCGCTCCGTCGTCGCGCTCAACGACACCGCAGCATCCGGTGCTGGCAGGACGATGGATGTGCTGCGCATCGTCTTCGCGCCCGTCGACTCCGGCGTCACCCGGCACGACGCAGCGCTGGTGCGCGTCTTCGCCGGTGCGGGAGTGGGGCTCGTCGCGCAGGCGAGTTGTGGAACGGACAGGGCGTTGCGGAACGCGATGACCGTGCTCCGGCGTCACGTCGCATTCGTGGTCGAGCGCTAGCAGACGAAGATCGAGGCCGGTGCGGTTTCCCGCTCCGACCTCGATCTCTGGTTCCCCCCGGATGTTCGCCCCCGGTCGAACGTCTGACGCCAGGCTATTCGGGGGTGTGCAGCCGAGGCATCGGGGCTGGCACGGATCTTCCCGACCGTGCCAGCCCGGGATGCGCGTGTCAGCTTTTCAAGGTGCCGAGCACGCCGCCGATGCGGGCGATGTACGCACTGACCTGCGCGGCGGCCGCCGGGCCGTCCCCTGCCCTGGTCGCGGTGCTCAGGCCGCCGACGAACTCGCGGACGGCCTCGGTGTTCACCTGGTTGTTGAGCTTGCGAGCGATGCGGCGCACCTGCGGCATGACGTTGGAGAGGGTGCGCAGCCGCACCGGATTGCCCTCCACCCGCACGTACATGGTGGCCAGGTGCTCGAAGGCGCGTACGTAGCGGCTGGTGTCGTTGTCTCCTGCCGCCTCGACCAGGGTCTCCGCGATGTCGTCGAGGAGGTGGAGGTCGTCGTCCGGCCAGAACCCGTGGCTGCGGAGAGCAGCGCCGGCCCAGAGGTCGCCAGCCACCTCGATGGCGGAGCGCACGCCGTCGACGTCGAAGGCGGCGACCCTCGTGTACCGGTTGCGCTCCATCTCGACGAGGCCCTGCTCCAGGAGGCGGTCGAGCGCGTGCCGGATGGGGGTGCGCGAAATTCCCAGCCATTGCACGAGCTCGGGATCGCGGAGGCGCTCGCCCGGCTCGAGCGTGCCGTCCATGATCGCCGCCTCGATGCGCGTATACGCCTCGTCGGA encodes the following:
- a CDS encoding GntR family transcriptional regulator, whose product is MSTESAPGAHFLPARRALADDVYDAVLGLLMDQIIEPGSRASIDGIARQLNVSPTPVREALARLESEGLVVKQALKGYTAAPLLDSEGLRQLFEMRRLMEPYATRKAVGELTTETLAELEELCDAMHASGEAAQSGDDRFRDYRDFADQDAAFHRIIAEHSGNALLSDAIARLRSHMHQYRVYFKHGVVEETSGEHEAVLEALRVGDAEAAEKAMLDHITKSYTRISASLADADQHS
- a CDS encoding enolase C-terminal domain-like protein → MSIVTGFETLDVRFETSAMLDGSDAMNPDPDYSAAYLRVTTDAPDGHEGHAFVFTIGRGNDVQVAAIDAVAHRVIGRDVEAILDDLGGFWREFVYDSQLRWLGPEKGVMHMAIGAVVNAFWDIKAKRAGLPLWQLLSRMTPEQIADLVDFRYLSDALTRDEAIAILRDALPGRAEREADLLAVGYPAYTTTPGWLGYSDDKLRRLAREAVEEGFEQIKLKVGDNLDDDIRRLGIARETVGQDIRIAIDANQRWDRDQAIEWIHALEPFGLAWVEEPTSPDDILAHAAIAAAIAPVPVATGEHGMSRVLFKQLLQARAASIVQIDSTRVAGVNENIAILLLAAKFGVPVCPHAGGVGLCEAVQHFSMFDFVAVSGSQDGRMIEYTKHLHEHFVSPVDVTGGRYRAPLTPGIGMEMHEASLAAHTFAVPAAV
- a CDS encoding SDR family oxidoreductase, which translates into the protein MSQNFAGLVAAVTGGASGLGRAIADELASRGARVFCLDLDAAAVSAPHTGIRCDIGDDASVRDAIAAVVADAGRLDVVVANAGIGAQGDVLANDDDEWMRVLNVNVIGSARTIRHALPHLQQSPSAAVVLTSSIAAWAGLPQRVLYSASKGAVSAMTLAIAADCLPLGIRVNAVAPGTADTPWVGRLLDAATDPDAERAALAARQPNGRLVQPQEVAEAVAYLASPTSASTNGVILAVDGGMYSLRPRR
- a CDS encoding fumarylacetoacetate hydrolase family protein — its product is MRFQRLGQPGAEIPVVSDGTTTWDLRRLTADIDGAFLDADGLARAAEAAGAGELPTVDPAGMRVGAPIARPTAVICIGMNYAAHARESGSEPPSDIVVFYKHPNTVVGPDDAVIMPPGSTTTDWEVELAAVIGKRASYLSSPAEALDYVAGFTVANDVSEREYQLQRSLGQWSKGKSFATFNPLGPWLVPTASIGDGSGLGIWSTVNGEQRQKSTTSDLIFSVAEIVYRLSQFTVLEPGDLINTGTPEGVGLSGRFPYLAPGDVVELGIDGLGQQRTTVRAAD
- a CDS encoding L-rhamnose mutarotase codes for the protein MRVALHSVVRDGHESGYEEAHATIPDDLVASFARVGIRDWTIWRSGRDLFHLVDCDDFAAAMDALDNDEANARWQAFIGPYVDHFVSTGDGPAGMIVGEVWSLAAQREASGAPTP
- a CDS encoding ROK family transcriptional regulator, whose translation is MTATSGSLVRGARNPGSQGALRHLNQERLFEFLLANGPSTQAELARGTGLSTATVSNIVRDMAAKGVVATSPVNSGGRRALLVQLTDTGDIAVGVDFGRRHVRIVLTTLGYEVLAEEAIALPLGYDVDESLQAASDLIDRMLAANGWERESVLSVGVGIPGPIDRRTGTVLQGAILPEWVGVNLRDLENAFRFPVVVDNDANLGALAEVTWGANRGVRNLIFVKIGSGIGAGLILNGQPYYGYLGITGELGHTPVTEHGVICRCGNRGCLETVASTTVMLESLGRGSETPVTTEDILRKGLQRDPATLRVVGDAGSAIGQAIANIANVINPELVLIGGPLAGLGDALLDPIRHGILQNAIPVIGETTTVRMSSLGDRAESLGAAALVIQASLAGRD
- the mmsA gene encoding multiple monosaccharide ABC transporter ATP-binding protein, which translates into the protein MPSNAVILEMRAITKEFPGVKALEDVSLTVKADEIHAICGENGAGKSTLMKVLSGVYPYGTYTGDIVYNGQEMRFKDIRSSEHEGIVIIHQELALIPELSITENIFLGNEPGRGGVINWQEAKTRATELLARVGLSDDPDTPIKNIGVGKQQLVEIAKALNKSVKLLILDEPTAALNEAESAHLLDLILGLKSKGISSIMISHKLNEIERVADEITIIRDGRTIETLSVKADGVDEDRIIRGMVGRTLESRFPEHTPNIGEKFFEVKNWVVQHPQVAERLVVKDSSFFVRRGEIVGFAGLMGAGRTELAMSIFGRSYGNFISGELYKDGQQIQVRNVSDAIDNGMAYVSEDRKVLGLNLLDDIKESIVSAKLKKISRFNVVNDQQEFAIAEEYRKSLRIKTPDVERGVSTLSGGNQQKVVLAKWMFTDPDLLILDEPTRGIDVGAKFEIYGIIQQLAAQGKGVIVISSELPELLGISDRIYTIFEGQITNELPIAEATPETLLKSMTSAKKRVAR
- the mmsB gene encoding multiple monosaccharide ABC transporter permease codes for the protein MTTQIPEKKKSGGIRDLGKMFGSGQSTGRQFGILGALVVIIILFEILTGGKTLEPVNLINLVNQNAYVLVLAIGMVMVIIAGHIDLSVGSVAAVVGIVVAKSMTDWHVPWPLAIILGLLIGVAIGAWQGWWVAYVGVPAFIVTLAGMLIFRGLNQLIGNANTIPVPDGFTFIGGGFLPDWGPDFGYNNSTLLLGLIIAIVIAVMEWRTRRNQTKMGSEKAPLWVSVFKVLVLDAVVIYAAFLFAGGRIGTSFPVSGIILGILVIVYSFVTRSTIFGRHIYAVGGNWHAAELSGVKIKRINFFVMMNMSVLAALAGMISVARSISSGPQDGLGWELDAIAAVFIGGAAVSGGIGTVAGSIVGGLVIAVLNNGLQLLGVTSDKVQIIKGLVLLIAVGIDVYSKRRGGPSLIGRLTQRREKSVDAAGADQPAVVPDADSAEASSRSLTN
- a CDS encoding sugar-binding protein — translated: MRKIALATVAVAAAAALALSGCSSRGSSGDSTGAAGFDKGATIGVALPTKTSENWVLAGDLFTNGLKDAGFKGDVQYAGGSGVSDQQSQIQSMITNGAKVVIIGAVDGGQLAAQAKAAHDAGATVIAYDRLILNSPNVDYYVAYDNEKVGELQGQALLDGMKAKYPDKTKYNIELFSGSPDDANSKVFFDGAMKILKPKIDDGTLTVVSKQTDIKQTSTQGWLPANAQTRMDTLLAANYGSTELDGVLSPNDTLARAIITSVQGAGKPVPIVTGQDSEAESVKSIMAGVQYSTINKDTRALVKQAIAMVSDLQQGKKPETNDDKSYDNGVKVVPAYLLTPVVVTKENAAKAYANDPTLEPLTK
- a CDS encoding GntR family transcriptional regulator: MPMPTDHVARVSLSDEAYTRIEAAIMDGTLEPGERLRDPELVQWLGISRTPIRHALDRLLEQGLVEMERNRYTRVAAFDVDGVRSAIEVAGDLWAGAALRSHGFWPDDDLHLLDDIAETLVEAAGDNDTSRYVRAFEHLATMYVRVEGNPVRLRTLSNVMPQVRRIARKLNNQVNTEAVREFVGGLSTATRAGDGPAAAAQVSAYIARIGGVLGTLKS